The following coding sequences lie in one Phragmites australis chromosome 8, lpPhrAust1.1, whole genome shotgun sequence genomic window:
- the LOC133927415 gene encoding uncharacterized protein LOC133927415, which yields MSSSDYDYFEGSLVADASLHPPIHGEGPDDGAPMPGSILLDFKAYIDQRRNATSAHSKTRDGHSIHVTFWPAHPPRVSYFSVCCPDLEPGDFAEEPVIVAAEDDLVLLRLFLGPRSATAERDRVDYFIYKAGGGMPSLELLKHPGPSRIFDDRHVGLLRCRSPTSDDSHSKPILRPHGSKDDGFYIVAALCYGPMVPGYYDLHTYDSRTKDWATKTALMRQEQVRGHHSSHCNSKVIVVGGRAGTMGWVDLWRGILFCDVLLQDQPLGLRFVALPAPIKPDRKLKGCPRIARDIAVIKGCIKYVELQTHVRPGSAVDGNFIADDWTAATWSRKATTKSLEKGSWQPGCKVRASQISAKKNPVQFESLPKLLDDQGTPQRTLERLHTAHPTLSLHEDNVVYLMTKIHYLKDTKAWVLAIDARKKTLQGVAEFDARITFGMSFTCMCSSISEHLHLAPATKGHLKRSGMPMRQSSLKKLAGIALMDLPARDGEQKHQDTAEGSSVGALDGV from the exons ATGTCATCGTCTGACTACGATTACTTTGAGGGGTCCCTGGTGGCGGACGCATCCCTGCATCCGCCCATCCACGGCGAAGGCCCGGATGATGGGGCCCCGATGCCGGGCTCGATCCTCCTCGACTTCAAGGCCTACATCGACCAGCGCCGCAACGCCACCTCTGCCCACTCCAAGACGAGGGACGGCCACAGCATCCATGTCACATTCTGGCCGGCCCACCCGCCGCGCGTCTCCTATTTCTCCGTCTGCTGCCCTGACCTGGAGCCCGGCGACTTCGCCGAGGAGCCCGTCATCGTGGCCGCGGAGGACgacctcgtcctcctccgcctTTTCCTGGGCCCTCGGAGCGCCACCGCCGAGCGCGACAGGGtcgactacttcatctacaAGGCCGGCGGCGGGATGCCGTCGCTGGAGCTGCTCAAGCACCCGGGCCCCTCCCGCATCTTCGACGACCGCCATGTCGGCCTCCTGCGCTGCCGCTCCCCCACGAGCGACGACAGCCACAGCAAGCCCATCCTGCGCCCCCACGGCTCCAAAGATGACGGCTTCTACATCGTCGCCGCGCTCTGTTACGGGCCGATGGTGCCCGGATACTACGACCTCCACACCTATGACTCCAGGACCAAGGATTGGGCCACCAAGACGGCCTTGATGCGCCAGGAGCAGGTGCGCGGCCATCACTCTTCCCATTGTAACAGCAAGGTGATTGTGGTCGGGGGAAGGGCCGGCACCATGGGCTGGGTTGATCTCTGGCGGGGCATCCTCTTCTGCGACGTCCTTCTCCAGGACCAACCCTTGGGGCTCCGCTTCGTCGCGTTGCCAGCGCCGATCAAACCTGACAGGAAACTGAAAGGCTGCCCGAGGATAGCCCGGGACATTGCCGTCATCAAAGGTTGCATCAAGTATGTTGAGCTTCAGACACACGTCAGGCCGGGCTCAGCCGTCGATGGCAACTTCATTGCCGATGATTGGACAGCTGCCACATGGAGCAGGAAGGCTACTACCAAGTCTTTAGAGAAGGGTTCTTGGCAACCCGGCTGCAAGGTCCGTGCTTCTCAGATCTCTGCCAAAAAGAATCCGGTGCAATTTGAGTCGCTGCCTAAGCTGCTCGACGATCAAGGCACGCCTCAGCGAACCTTGGAGAGACTCCACACTGCTCATCCCACACTCAGCTTGCATGAAGATAATGTTGTCTACCTCATGACTAAGATCCACTACCTAAAGGACACCAAAGCATGGGTGCTTGCTATCGAcgcaagaaagaagacactaCAAGGAGTTGCTGAGTTTGATGCACGAATAACTTTCGGCATGAGTTTCACCTGCATGTGCAGCAGTATATCCGAACATCTGCATTTGGCTCCAG CTACAAAGGGTCACTTGAAACGATCAGGTATGCCGATGCGGCAATCCTCTCTCAAGAAGCTGGCTGGAATCGCTCtgatggatttgccagccagggATGGTGAACAAAAGCACCAGGATACGGCAGAAGGATCGAGTGTGGGAGCACTAGATGGGGTCTGA
- the LOC133926038 gene encoding uncharacterized protein LOC133926038, with translation MEVKFFSMPQSIKPVTDFIQENGGTLVRTEILAGRFNECVARDIGMMVVQRSIAEVFRAHAAVLTWDGAFDITDFVVINDEEIKITKEPVPGEAAHRAHDLHRIGFIYMPFFTENGRMALYFSVLHHDLINAGENDIMEEWFREYILYHTALRPSPARYSLCDWSASDVPKIWCCRFCNPSVFSWKACLLPGLEESCSAKYR, from the exons ATGGAAGTTAAGTTTTTCTCAATGCCTCAGAG TATCAAACCTGTTACTGATTTCATACAAGAGAATGGAGGGACCCTAGTTAGGACTGAAATTCTTGCTGGCCGTTTCAATGAATGCGTCGCACGTGACATAGGAATGATGGTGGTCCAACGGTCTATTGCAGAGGTGTTTCGTGCGCACGCTGCGGTTTTGACTTGGGATGGTGCTTTTGATATAACTGATTTTGTTGTCATAAATGATGAAGAGATCAAGATAACTAAGGAACCCGTGCCGGGTGAGGCTGCTCACAGAGCACACGACCTACACAGAATTGGGTTCATTTACATGCCTTTCTTTACAGAAAATGGAAGAATGGCGTTGTACTTCAGTGTTTTGCATCATGACCTGATAAATGCTGGTGAGAACGACATAATGGAGGAATGGTTCAGAGAATATATTCTCTATCACACAGCACTGAGGCCGTCACCAGCTCGTTACAGTCTTTGTGACTGGAGTGCATCAGACGTGCCAAAAATTTGGTGCTGTAGGTTCTGCAATCCATCAGTTTTTAGCTGGAAAGCTTGCTTGTTACCTGGATTGGAGGAGTCATGTTCCGCAAAATACCGCTGA